The Oncorhynchus clarkii lewisi isolate Uvic-CL-2024 chromosome 12, UVic_Ocla_1.0, whole genome shotgun sequence genome segment GAGGCTGTCTCTGTGGCAGCTGATCAATGGCCGTCTTGTTCTGCCAGAGAAATGGGCTCTTGGCCCGGCACAGGTGGGTCTGAGAAGATAGGCTAGGCAGGGCTGCTGTTCTACATTCAGCTCAGAAGGGCACTTAATGATGGATTGTCTATCCAGCAGGACTTCTTGGGTTACATTTACACTATGACTCATTGTAAAAGTGTTTGTTGAGGGGATGTGTGTTTTTGGGCACCGAAGGAGAATAGGAGGGTAATACTATAGAATAGAGTTTTCTTGTGGGTTCAGTTGAGGAAAGTGAGTTGAAATCAATCAAAGTCAAATTCGCTCACTCTTTCCCGCTCTCACTCTTCTCCGCTCTTTCCCGCTCTCACTCTTCTCCGCTCTTTCCCGCTCTCACTCTTCTCCGCTCTTTCCCGCTCTCACTCTTCTCCGCTCTTTCCCGCTCTCACTCTTCTCCGCTCTTTCCCGCTCTCACTCTTTCCCGCTCTCACTCTTTCCCGCTCTCACTCTTTCCCGCTCTCACTCTTTCCCGCTCTCACTCTTCTCCGCTCTTTCCCGCTCTCGCTCTTTCCCGCTCTCACTCTTTCCCGCTCTCACTCTTTCCCGCTCTCACTCTTTCCCGCTCTCACTCTTTCCCGCTCTCACTCTTCTCCGCTCTTTCCCGCTCTCACTCTTCTCCGCTCTTTCCCGCTCTCACTCTTCTccgctctttccctctctcactctttcccgcTCTCACTCTTTCCCGCTCTCACTCTTTCCCGCTCTCACTCTTCTCCACTCTTTCCCGCTCTCACTCTTCTCCACTCTTTCCCGCTCTCACTCTTTCCCGCTCTCACTCTTCTCCGCTCTTTCCCGTTCTCACTCTTCTCcgctctttcccactctctctctccatcttgctcCCCCCCACTGGTCAGGTGTTGATCCGCCGGCGCCCCCTGCTGTACGTGGTGAGTCTGCTCATCCCCAGCATCTTCCTCATGGTGGTGGACGTCATCAGCTTCTATCTGCCGCCCAACAGTGGCACCCGTATCACCTTTAAGACCAGCATCCTCCTGGGCTACACTGTCTTCAGGGTCAACCTGATGAACGAGATGCCTGCCACCACCATCAGAACACCACTCATAGGTATCCTACACCAGCTCCTTTCCTCATCTTTGTTTTGAACTTTCTCTAATATTGTTTGACACACCAAGCATGCCATTCATACCCAGCCATGGCCAATGCTTTGTGAAATGTCTTGAGACATATTTATGAAGACATCTTGAGACATGTCTTCCTTTTCTAACAGGTATTGTTGAGGTGTTGTTGTTTGGTGTTCTCCATCCTACAGGTGTGTTCTTTGCGGTCTGCATGGCGCTGCTTGTGCTGAATTTATCCATCTCCATCTTTGTGGTGAAGCTCCTCCACCACAACGAGAAGGAGGTCAAGGAGATGTCAGTGTCCGCCTGCCTCCTCGACAAGTACGGCTCGTCCAGCCAGACCTTCCTCGAGAGCAACTTCACCTCTGTCAAAACGCTGGTTGACGTGGATCAGTgtgggggtgagggagaggggtgagagggaggatgTGTTGTTGAGAAGCTTTGTATTTCTAGGTCATAGGACATAAGAGAGTGACTAGGTATGAGAAACAAACACTTAGCAGGTGGTTGTTTTCCTAACTTAACACAGATTTACTTACCTCAGATTTCTGATTCCCTTTCATTTGTAATGGCCAGCTCTGACACGTTAACATGTTGACAACATCTCTAGCTTTCTCTGTGTTAACATCAAATGAATCATATAAATTCTACATCTTAACAGTATGTCTACAAATACACCTAATAATTTACCTTGATTGCGATGTAGCAACAAAATCTTGTCTTTGGGGTAAAAATAGATATGTTCTCTTTGGACATTAATTTGTCCAACCCCATCATCACCCTTTATCACCCCACTTACAGTTCATGTTGTCCCTCCAGGCTATGAGTTTGACCTGGCTCCAGAGGAGGACATACTGTCCCTGAGCGAGCTTCAGGAGAGTGCTCCACGGCTGGAGAGGCTGCTCCAGGAGGTGGTGGCCCTGCGGCTCTACCTGCAAGAAGGGGAGAGTGACGATTTGGCCCAGGCCGACTGGGTGGCCCTCTGCTGCAAGGTGGACATCCTTCTTTTCCGAGTCTACCTGTTCATCCTGGTTGTCTACACCAGCACTCTGCTGCTACTGTGGGCCAGCTGGAGCTCTgcatgaggagaggaggaattgTTGTTCAAATGTTATCGGCATGAGGAGAAAACATTTTATtgcagaaaaataaatatttgtaagTCTTTTTAGGGTTATTGATGAGGGCGACTTAATCCCCTTTCTCCCCTTTTTCTTTTTATACTGTAGCTAGAAGCGATTGAGTGAACACTGTATTCCCATTTACAATTGGAAGATGGTGCCCATAAATCAATATGGGCTGATGTATTAACATATTCCTTCAACTGAAGATCTTCATAAAAAGATATCTTACTCCTATTCTCCGGGCACATTCCGCAACGTCAATGTGATGTTATTCCACATTAACTTGAATCACCATGCTCCCCTGAAACTCGTACCAAATCAATAAAGCACATTCAAAGCTTAGGCAACTGCATTCCCTGTTGGTTCACTGATAGTCATAAAAAGACACATGAGCTACTCATAAAACCCTTGGCTGGGAACAATCTTTGTAAATAGAATTTTCACTTGAACAGCAGACATTTTTCTTTGAGCAGATCACATTACAACCGGTTGCATGGACACCTCTGAGTTGAGGAGAGAAATTAATAATGGTTATTGTTTGCTGTAATGTTATGTTGTAATGTTATGTTGTACATTCATACTTGTGATGTAACTTCTTATTCCCCATCATATCAAGCAAGTCCTGTtgcaagttttttttattttatcaaaTGTGGCTCTTGGTTTGATTGTTTATCCTGTTTTTAGCTGGTGTTATACAGGGATATAGATGTTTTGGAATCATATCAAAGCCTCCAGCCAGTACAGTGAGTAAAAGTTTATATCCAAGAAAATGCCTGGTTTGCTCTTAATACACCTGTACGCTTTTAACATAGCCTGCAATGTTAATCCTTAATAAAAGAGACTACATATTTTcaagtgtttttgtgtgtgtcatAAATTGACATTATTTTTCAATAGTATTATCTCGTCCAATCACACAATAAAAGTCATAAATTCAATGTTGTTGTAGATTTCAGTACGTGTTTCCCCTAATTAAaagcatgagctggcgcacacccagagaaaATTATTTAGTGTAATGTcattaccctgaagaaggcacagtgatgctgaaatgTTGGCGTTTTACcaaataaattactgggagttaaATATAAGTGTGCGACTCTATTTTTTATTGCATACAGTATGTATTTCCCCAACATACACAGTTTAAGATATCAACTGATTTAAATGATAGGCTAACCTAGTGAACAAAATGAACAAAATGATGTCTAACATCAGTATCAAATGTCAGTTCGGTCTTGTTAGTGAGAGAAGAGAAAACCGATCTGCACTTGACCTCCCATATGCCAATGTTGAAAAGCAAGCTCAAGAGAAAATAGGCCTATGCTCTTCTGTATGTTCAGGAAATCAATGTCTTAACACAGTTGTAGGTTACATACAACTAGATCATAGACTTGGTCTACATCATACTGTGTTTTGAATTTTATAGAGATCAATAATTTCCCCACGGTATGAAAGATATATTGAGGATTGAGTTGAAGGAAAAATGCCAATATCCCACATGAAACTTGATCCAGACATCTGGCTACACGATCAGATACTGTAAATAGTATGATTGCTCGGAGTTATCTGCTCAGGGCAGGTGGTGACATAACCTCCACTGCTTCCAATCCCCATCATCAAATTAACGATAAACACACCCTCATATTCATAGTTACATCAGCTGGCTAAGCCAGCCTTATCCAGAATGCAGGAAACCTAATTTAACTAATATATGATACAGTAGACATTGGGCTACAGTCAACAATCCTGAATATGGGTCTCGGGCGGCGCCAGTTGACCGCTACATCTCAAAGCTGAGCGCTGCTCATTATTGGCAAGCTTAAGGCGGTGAAGTGAAACTTTGGTCACAATGAGAGTTTCAGCACTCTGGACAGCGCTGGTCTTGCTTCTGATTCAAGGCACCGCGAGAGCCTGCACAGGTAAATCATTCCATATAGGCTGTGGCGTTTTTGACGGAGGTTGCTATTTTCTATAGGCTAACACAACATAATAATTGTACAACCCTTAAGATGTTGCATTTTAGTGGATAGCATTATGTTTAAATCCatatgctgtaacaatgtgtttTACTTGTTTTAGTCAAGAAACTGAGCAATAATACCGGACGCTTTGCCAATGCCACCTTGGTACGCCTCTCCGAATACTTGAGTGCTGGGTACAAGAAGGGTGTGCGACCCGTGCGCAACTGGCGAAATTGCACAATGGTGGCCATCGACCTTATGGTGTACTCTATCCTCAGTGTGGTATGCCGTATAAATCACATAGTAGAAGAGTTCAGTATACTGAGATAGGCTACACACTATGTAGATCTTCACTATTTCATCTGTGTGCTGCTGTGTTTTACAACAGGATGAGAAGAACCAGGTTCTGACAACATATATATGGTACAGGCAGGTAAGACATAACTATTTGTAACAGTATAATAACTATTTCAACTAATGGATTTTGTTGAATAAACATTTCCAAGCATTTAAAACATTCCTAAAAGTACAGCAGAACATTGGATATCTTCACCTTTGGACATGTATCAAACATCTTATCAGAGGAACTAGTTAGTTATAAGCCTTTATACAATACTTATTCATTCATTATTTCGTGATTAATACTAGACCATGCTTATTGCGCTTATGCTATAACTCTGTACTAGGAAATAATGCTACAAGTCTTTATCAGGAATGGACAGACGAATTCTTGGTATGGAAGCCAGAGGATTTTGATGATGTGAATCAAATGTCCATACCAACTGCGAATGTGTGGGTGCCTGACATACTAATCAACGAGTTgtaagtagcctacagtgtttcGTTATTGTGGGGGTAGGACAACGCATGAGGCCGTACAGATAACATCATTTTAGTCAAGTAAAATTATGTATAAAAAAGTATAATTTATCTGCTGATGTAAACTGACAAAATTGGATACTTTGATAAAGCATTACTAaagtaacatgtaaagtgtgacTTAGCCTACGCTAAAATATTAGTTGTCTGAATCAGCCACAAACATCTTTTTGCTTTGAGTTGTTGTGTTTCGTAATCTCTCAGTGTGGATGTGGGGAAGTCTCCGGACATTCCCTATGTGTACGTGACCCATTATGGACTAGTGCGCAACTACAAGCCTATCCAGGTGGTGACCGCCTGCACTCTCAACATCTACAACTTCCCATTCGACGTCCAGAACTGCAGCCTGACCTTTCAGAGCTGGCTCCATACCCGTAAGACATGTGTTATTTAGTTGTATAGTAATTTGCATGTGAGGTAAGGCTTTTCAACTGCACAtacagcagtggtggaaaaagtacccgattgtcatacttgagtaaaagtaaagatatcttaatagaaaatgactccaagtaaaagtgagtcacccagtaaaatactacttgagtaaaatacaaagcatttggttttaaatatacttaagtaccaCAAGTAAATTGAATTGCAAAAAATAGACTtaatgtatcaaaagtaaaagtataaatcgtttcaaattccttatattaagcaaaccagacggcacaattctcttgtttttaaaaaaagtttacagatagccagcggcCCACGCCAACACTTTTGgaagtcaaggaaaatgtatggagtaaaaactacattattttcatgtagtgaagtaaaagttgtcaaaaatataaatagtaaagtacagataccccccaaaactacttaagtagtactttaaagtaagAATGCCCTTTCATGCCCTCACTCAGTCTTAGTCTTAGTCCTCTATTGTTTTGTTACTTCCATCTTGATAGTTTCTGGAATTAGGAAGTACAGATGTAATTTGTCTTCTCCTTTTGTTTCAAAATAACCTCAATATAAATGTATTCTATGTCATCAGTGCCAGATTCTACATGCTACACCATTTTCACCCCGCTGAAAAACTAAAAAATGATCTGTGGCAGGGTACAGTTGATAATGTCCATTACATAGCCCActggtctctgtctcctctgtgtctGTAGTTAATGACATCGATCTCAAGCTGATGAGGAGCGCAGAGGAACTCAAGGTGGACAAGAGTGTCTTCATGAACCAGGGGGAGTGGGAGCTTCTTCACGTCCTGTCTAAATACAAGCGCTTCAGTCTGGACAACATTGACTCCTATGCAGAGATGAAGTTCAATGTGAGTATGCATAATATAATCATTCATTACCTTGTATTTATGTATTCAAGACAGGTTATGGAAAGATATTATTTGGCAAAGACTGACATAGTCAAGTAGAAGAAtggttagggttgcaaaatttTTGTTGCAAAAAACTTTCATTTATGTTAATTACTActctattgatgatgatgatcatgatgaACGTGATCAGGTGGTGATCCGACGCAGACCTCTGTTCTACACTGTGAACCTGCTGCTGCCCAGCATCTTCCTGATGGTGATGGACCTGGTGGGCTTCTATCTCCCCCCGGACAGTGGAGAGAGGGTGTCCTTCAAGATCACCCTGCTTCTGGGATACTCCGTCTTCCTCATCATCGTCTCTGACACGCTGCCCGCCACCGCCATCGGGACGCCGCTCATAGGTCAGATAGAGAAATGCACAGTGgttggaaaagtacccaattgtcatacttgagtaaaagcaaaGATATCTTAAAGactcagtgcagtcaaaaacatgatttacctgtgttttatatacattttcatactatgaggttggaataatacccTGAAATTGTAAAAAAGACGATAATgctcttttagtgtaagagctgtttgaaaagcctgaaatgtcaacctgttttggtgggaggACATTTTGGCCTTCCACGATGATATCACCATGCGgtgaaagagttccaaacctctctgcccaATAACGGCACATTTTCTGTATTCCCCACtcaaattcttgcttgagaaattgttcttagctaagaagctatttgtttattttttacaattttaattgaaaCAATCACAGTAGCTATTCCATCCAGTTGGCGATCGACTtccatgcaaatattctaaaatatgcataaataaaatatgcacattttcccgccagtggtgtttccaccaaacaaACTTGTTGTGGATAAATCAGTGCGTGATAACGTGGAGCACACAAAATGTAATTTTCCGTTTTCTTGTACCGAATAAAAATagaaagttcaatgtgtttccatcgccTTTTCAACTCAACTGATAGCAACAGTTCGCAGATACAGTGCGATTAGGCTGTGCGGGTAGGCTAGTATACATGATTATGGATAATAGTGAgaatatttgtcaaatggcagtaaAGCATCAATcttcatgtcaccagaataagacccttgatatttattggaaatgagcatcaagctcatcaccatgcactttcaccaccttGTGAAGTTCATCACTTATTTAAATCTGTAgactaataaactgcatggtttccccgAGCCATAGttggaggaccacacaacatatcgtctcgtgactccaagtttactttgatataATGGTTATTAcgtcaatatttgcgcataaaggtatttccaccaccatttctcgcATAAGTAATTTTTTACAGACAAAAAGAGTCCACCATGTCGGACAaacaaattatctgtctgtatTTATAAAAGTGTACCGAAACTTCcggtttccatcacagctgtcctgatttttttacattttttaccgTATGACTTTGCTAGCATAAAAACTGcagatggaaacgtggttagaactttaatagaaaatgactcaagtgaaagccACCCAAtaaaatacaacttgagtaaaagtgtcaaattatttggttttaaatatactaaagTATCAAACGCAAACgctataaatcatttcaaatatatTAAGCGAACCAGatggttgttttgttgttgtttacagatagccaggggcacactccaacataatttacaaatgaagcatgtgtttagtgagtcgtcagatcagaggcagtagggatgaccacatgTTCTCCTGATAAATTCATGAATTTGATAATTTCCTCTCCTGCTAAGCATTTGAAAttaaagtacttttgggtgtcagggaaaatatatgggagcaaaaagtacatattttctttagaaaAGTATTGGAgtaaaagttaaaaaaaaatataactagtaaagtacagatatctcCCAAAAAATACGTGAGTAGTACTTTGAAGAATTTTTACACCATTGGAAATGCAGCTGGTGCATTTGTGGCTCAGATTTGTCATTAAGGTTGGGATTGCAAGCTTGAGTAAGTGGTGAAGGACTAATGTTtgttggggccctggtcaaaaggccctgatcaaaagtagtgtactacatagggattaggatgccatttgggatgcacatatactacatagggattaggatgccatttgggctGTACCTTGCAGTGTGCAGAGGTAATATcgatctttccttctctctctaggtgtatACTTTGTAGTGTGCATGGCCCTGTTGGTGATCAGCCTGACAGAGACAGTGTTGATAGTGCGACTGGTGCATAAGCAGGACCTGCAGCCCCACGTACCCCAGTGGCTCAAACACTTGGTGCTGGAGCGGGCCACAGTCCTCCTCTGCATCCGCAACAAACACAGCCTGTGCTCCATGCTGTCCAGGGACTCTGACCATCTGGGCCACTACAAAGAGAACAACATCAGTCCAGGTAATACATCTACAGGAGGGTTGGGTAGGAAGAAGGGTATGAAAGAAggggcaggaaggaaggaagggaaggagaaaggaagggagggagagggacaagaAAGACCTGGGCAGTAGATCATGGTGAGCTGAAGGATCTAAGGCACTATAGaattctctctctcagctgtattCATTGATTGAAAAAAATACAGCAGCATTACGACACCTAtcgtagagcgagagagagaaaaggatacAAATATACATTTACAGTTTTGTTTTCCCACTTTGGAAATAGTCAATATACGGTACAATGTCTCTCGTTTTGAGCCAATATATACATTTAGCTCCACAAGCTCAACACAACATTGGATACTCAACATACAAATAAATAATGttatatgaccccccccccccccccacacactctctccctgtgTGACCCCTTGCAGCTCGAtgcaatcaccaccaccaccttcaccACACCTGCGAGAGTGGCCGTGGTGGCGGGGACATCATGGAGCGGGGTCTGGGGGGCCTGTCTGTGGTGCGTGACAACATGCCGCCCGTCATGGACAACATCCTGCAGGAAATCTCATCTATCCGCGGCTTCCTGGAGAAGAGGGACGAGTCCCGGGACATCGCCAAGGAGTGGCTGCAGGTGGGCTACGTGCTGGACGTCCTGCTCTTCAGGGTCTACCTGGTGGCCATGC includes the following:
- the LOC139422467 gene encoding 5-hydroxytryptamine receptor 3B-like → MIDLLLDFHSAPLAEQVADKPKRSALNQLTRTLLRKYDCGVRPVQNWTRPTLIHIDLILQSVLDVDGKTQQVTTSIWYRQIWTDEFLVWDPEEFDGITEISLSSDAIWVPDLIISEFVDVGESPAIPYVYVNSSGMVKNNKPIQVVSACDLELYAFPFDKQNCTLTFRSWLHSVKEVNLTLWRSAEEIANDQKSFMDDGEWELLSVPSRYWHLRLDDRDYAHIQFNVLIRRRPLLYVVSLLIPSIFLMVVDVISFYLPPNSGTRITFKTSILLGYTVFRVNLMNEMPATTIRTPLIGVFFAVCMALLVLNLSISIFVVKLLHHNEKEVKEMSVSACLLDKYGSSSQTFLESNFTSVKTLVDVDQCGGYEFDLAPEEDILSLSELQESAPRLERLLQEVVALRLYLQEGESDDLAQADWVALCCKVDILLFRVYLFILVVYTSTLLLLWASWSSA
- the LOC139423205 gene encoding 5-hydroxytryptamine receptor 3A-like, which gives rise to MRVSALWTALVLLLIQGTARACTVKKLSNNTGRFANATLVRLSEYLSAGYKKGVRPVRNWRNCTMVAIDLMVYSILSVDEKNQVLTTYIWYRQEWTDEFLVWKPEDFDDVNQMSIPTANVWVPDILINEFVDVGKSPDIPYVYVTHYGLVRNYKPIQVVTACTLNIYNFPFDVQNCSLTFQSWLHTLNDIDLKLMRSAEELKVDKSVFMNQGEWELLHVLSKYKRFSLDNIDSYAEMKFNVVIRRRPLFYTVNLLLPSIFLMVMDLVGFYLPPDSGERVSFKITLLLGYSVFLIIVSDTLPATAIGTPLIGVYFVVCMALLVISLTETVLIVRLVHKQDLQPHVPQWLKHLVLERATVLLCIRNKHSLCSMLSRDSDHLGHYKENNISPARCNHHHHLHHTCESGRGGGDIMERGLGGLSVVRDNMPPVMDNILQEISSIRGFLEKRDESRDIAKEWLQVGYVLDVLLFRVYLVAMLAYSITLGTLWSVWQYA